TTTTAATATTTTTTTATGTCTTTTTCTTCTAACTGTTCCTGTTTTTACTCTCATTTTATCTCCTTGTCAATTTGGCGTGCAACTTTGCAACTTGACGCTACAATAGCGTGAGGCTTTTTGCCTACTTTGCCGCTTCTTCACTTAAATTAGATAGCCAGTAGTTCTCTTACTGCTTTGATGTTTGTGCTATCTACGTATTTAGGGGCTCTTAAGTTTCTTTTTCTTTTTTGTGATTTTTTAGTTAGGATATGGCTTCTGTATGCCGCACCTCTTTTAATTTTACCACTTTTTTTAACTTTGAATCTTTTAGCTGCCCCTCTGTTTGTTTTCATTTTAGGCATAGCTTCTCCTTTTACGAATTGAGATGAAATTATAGCATAAAGTTTAAAACTATGCTACAATAAAATATTGCAAAATGTATAAAGGCAAAAAAATGACGCTTAAAAATTATCTTGAAAAGGTTTGTTACAAAGATATAGAAGATTTAAAAGAAAAAACTCTTGCGGATTTGATTGCTTATATGTATAAGTGTGATTCATCAACATTTTATGTCGTAAGGAATAAAAAGCCTATATATATTTTTACAAGTACAGATATGTTAGAGATATTTATGAAAAATTTACTCTCAATGAGTATAGAAGAATATATTAATAAAAACCCGAAACAGCTTAAAAAGTTATCTATAAAAACAAATATTTTGGATGCATATTATTTTATGAGAAGTCATAAATTAAAACATATACCAATAGTTAATGAAAATGAGGAGTTGTTAGGAGAAATTTCTTTTAAAACATTAAGTTTAAAAATAGCCGATATTGTAATAAAAGATCCGTTAACAGGGCTTTTTAATCAAAAATATTTTGATGTTTTGTTAGAAGAATATAATGAATTTAATAAACCTTTGGGCATAATTTTTGTCGAACTTAAAAATATGAATATTCTTGAAGGATTTTATGGAGCGGAAAAAATAAATGAAATAATTAAAACTTATGCCGATGCAATTAAAGAGTGTGTCAGAGAAATTGATTTTGTATTTCGTATGGGCTATAGGTTTAAAATTTTAACGTTTAATAATTTAGAAATTACTGATAAAATAGTTAGAAGAATAAGAGAAAAATTAGAAAATACCGATTATGAAGGAATAAAAGTTTCTTTTGAAATTGCTTTTTCACATGTGCCTGAACTTGAAGACAATGTATTAACGGCTATTGAAAGCTGTGAAAAAAAATTAATTGAAAGGGACTAAAGCACTTCCCCAGGTAAAGCCTCCGCCAAATGCGTCGAGAAGCATAATATCGCCTTTTTTTAGTTTACCTACTTTATACATATCATTTATTGCCATCGGAATAGAAGCCGAAGATGTGTTTCCGTATTTATGAACAGTTAACACAGATTTTTCTTCAGGCATTTTAATTGCTCTTGCAACAGCGTCTATGATCCTGTAGTTTGCCTGATGAGGAATAAACCAGTCAATATCATCACTTGTCATATTGTTTCTGTTTAATATATCTCTGACTGATTGTGAAAGTGTTTTAACCGCTACTTTAAATGTTTCGTTACCTTTCATTTCAAGCCAAATTCTGTCGGTATCGCATCCAAGTTTAACACCTCTTCCAGGAGTGATTAAAAAGTCTTGAAATTTTCCGTCAGCATTTATATCTATATCAATAATAGCTTCTTCTTTGTTATCGGTTGCACTAATAATAGCAGCGCCTGCACCGTCACCGAATAATACGCATGTTGTTCTATCTTTCCAGTTTACAATTTTGCTGAGTGTCTCGGCCCCTATAATAAGTACGTTTTTATACATACCGCTTTCTATAAAAGCTTTAGCATGTGCAAGAGCATATATAAATCCTGTACATGCCGCACTGATATCAACAGCCGGCCTTACGATACCAAGTTTTTCAGCTACTACGCAGGCGGTTGAAGGCATAGTGAAATAATCGGGAGTAATAGTCGCAACTATGATCATATCAATATCTTCAGGTTTCATATCTGCATTTTTAAGTGCGTCAAGAGCAGCTTTATATGCAAGATCACTTGTTACTTCTTCTTCAGCAATATGTCTTGTTTTGATACCTGTTCTTTTTGTAATCCATTCATCGTTTGTATCTACTATTTTTTCCAAATCTTTGTTTGTTAAAATTTTTTCAGGGACATATGCACCTATACTTGTGAATTTAGCAAACATTAATGAACCTTTAATGACTCTTGTATTTTATTAGTAACATCATTCTCGATATATTTCATGGCTTGAAATATTGCATTTTTTATTGCTTTTGAGTTACTTTTTCCGTGACTAATTATAACACATCCGTTTACTCCGAGTAACGGAGCACCTCCGTACTCAGCATAATCAGTTGCTTTTTTAAGACCTTTGAATACAGGTTTTAAAAGAAGAGCGCCTATTTTTTGTAATATACCTGAATTTCTTATTTCTTCTTTAATAGTTTTCCGATGGTGTCTGCTACACCTTCACTGGTTTTCAGTACAATATTACCTATAAAACCGTCTGTTACGATAACATCAACATCACCTTTGAAAATATCACCGCCTTCTACATTTCCTATAAAGTTGTCAAAATTTTCCATAAGCGTATATGCTTCTTTTGTAACAGAGTTACCTTTACTTTTTTCTTCACCGTTACTTAAAAGACCGATTTTAGGGTTTGGAGTGTTTAAAACCACTTTAGCGTATACTTCACCCATTAAAGCGAATTGATATAAATTATAAGCATCACAGTCAACATTTGCTCCTACATCAAGAACAAGAGAATATTTTTTCTTTATTGTAGGCATAAATGTAACGATTGCAGGTCTTTTGATACCTTTGATTCTTCCGAGTCTGAGAGTAGCTAAGCTCATACTTGCACCACTATGACCCGCAGAAACAACCCCTTCTACTTCCCCTGATTTTAAAAGTTCGATAGACTTATAAATAGTGGATTCTTTTCTTTTTAATGCTTCTGTTGCACTTTCATGCATTCCTATAACGTCGTCACTATTTATAAATCTAACACGTGAGTGGTATTTTTTAGGTAATAATTCTTTTATTATCTCTTCTTTACCTACTAAATAAGGTGTGAAATCTTTTTTTTCAAGTGCTCTTGCAACACCTTCAATAATTGGCGCAGGACCGAAGTCCCCACCCATCGCATCAATTGCTATTCTCATTAATACTCACCGCAGCTTGGGCATACTCTGTGAGGTCTTTTGTAAGCACCACAGTTTGAACATTTAATTACAGAACTTAGTTTGATTTTGTAATGTGTTCTTCTCTTCGCTCCTCTTGTTTTAGAGTTTCTTCTCTTTGGAACTGCCATTGTTTCTCCTTAAAATTCTTTGTTAAATTCTTCAGTTTTACATTCATTACATATATTATAATCGTTTTTTATTGATTCAACTTCGCTTTTTAACAGCTCTGTCGGATCAAATTTTTCCATTTCGATTATATCATACTCTTCATCAAAGCCTTTGTAAGGCGGTTTGACAATTTTAAATTTAACATCTTCATTCACTTCTCTATTAAACGTTTTTAAACATTTAATACACTCAACTTCAACATTTCCCTGAAGTTTTCCTTCAATAATAAATGTACCGTCTTTTAACTTATTGCTTTTGGCTTTTAACTCCAGCCCTTGGAAACTTTTATTAATTTCCAATTATACAATCTCCCTCTCAGCAAAGAAAAATGCGATTTCTTTTTTTGCATTTTCAAGTGAATCACTTCCGTGAACAGCATTTGCTTCAATACTTTCTGCAAAATCCGCTCTGATTGTACCAGGTGCTGCTTCTTTAGGGTTTGTAGCTCCCATTAACTCTCTGTTTTTAGCTACAGCGTTTTCACCTTCAAGAACCATAACTACAACAGGACCACTGCTCATATATTCGCATAAATCATTGTAAAATGGTCTTTCTTTGTGAACTTCGTAAAACTTACCTGCATCTTCTTTTGTTAATTTAATTTTTTTTCATTGCAGCTATTCTAAGCCCGTTGCTTTCGAATCTGTCAATAATTTTACCAATAACATTTTTAGCTACAGCATCCGGTTTAATAATTGAAAGAGTTTTTTCCATATTTTCTCTCCTTGAGTTTTTAGAGAGGAATTATATCAAAATTTGAAGAAAAAAGAAGAGGGTGAAAGGATTATTCGATTACAGGTTCTCCTGGTTCACCTCTATTTTCTGCACAAGTTTGTCCTTCTTTACACTCATCCCATACAATACATCCCTCAGTTGGACATGCAGCTGCACATGCAGGTTCGTCATAATATCCTACACATTCAACACATTTATCAGGATATACGTAGTAAATTTCTTCACCAGTTGGGTTTTCGCTATCATCTACGATTGCTTCTACTGGACATTCGTCAAGACATGCCCCACAGTTAATACAAGTATCAGTAATTTTTACTGCCATACTAGCTCCTTTTTAATTAGTATTTGTAATTAGAAATATATCATTTATTTCTTAAACATTGCTTAAATTAGGAGTAATTATGTAAGTTATAAAAATCATTTATAAATCCTGTTACGAATATACATAAAAACAACAGTTTCAGTAGTTTGTGTATGAAAAAACAACATATTAAAAGAGATATAAAGTACGGCAGAAATCATACTATTGTGTTAAGGATTGGAAAGTTAATAATTCAAGAAAATGGTGACAGACACTGAAGTGTGTAAAATTAAATGGCGGAGCCGACGGGACTCGAACCCGCGACCTCCGGCGTGACAGGCCGGCATTCTAACCAGCTAAACTACGGCTCCACATTTAATGGTGGTCGCTGCAGGGCTCGAACCTGCGACCCCCAGCTTGTAAGGCTGGTGCTCTCCCAACTGAGCTAAGCGACCATGGTCTAAGACTTTAATGGCGTCCCCTAGGGGATTTGAACCCCTGTCGCCGCCGTGAAAGGGCGGTGTCCTAGACCCCTAGACGAAGGGGACAGATGGTGACCCGTGTTGGATTCGAACCAACGGCCCTCTGCTTAAAAGGCAGATGCTCTACCGACTGAGCTAACGGGTCAGCTTTTCTTTCACAACTTGTCGTTGTGGACTGAAATTATAGGTAAAAAATTATTTCATGTCAAGAGAAAAGAGGCCAAAAAATGGGAAAAATTATTTTTTTATTATTCTTTTGATTATTTTAATTATTTCTTTTTTATTAATTTTATTTTGTTTGTTGTTGTAAATGTTTTCTTCTAAATCTTTTAAGATTTTTTCTATTTCAGGATTATAAGAGTATTCCAACAGAATATTAAACAGTTCTTTTTCGTTTGCTTTTTTGATTTTTCTAATCAAATCGTCGTTTCCGGGTAATTTCAGCTTAATTAGATAGGTAAACAATATTCCTACAATTATTCCTATAACAAAAATAAGAATCATCATAATATAATTTGTTTTAGTTTTATAAATTATTTTTTGTTTAATTTCTTTTTGAACGATATTTTTTTTAATGTTTTTGTTATGTACAGTAATAAAAAGTTTATTTGTTTTTACATCATATAATTTTCCGTCAAATGCTTTAAATTCAATCGGAGATATGACTATGTCATTATTTGAAACTACAGTGAATTCTTTTGTGTATGTACCGCAAAGTTTGCCGTTTTTTATATAAGTTTTTATGTTCGGGGAATTTTCATATATAGTTGCTTTTGGAATGTTGAGTTTAAAATCCGGTAAGTCATAAAAGTCTCCGCAACCTTTTATTGTAAGCGTTATTTTTACCGGTTCGTTGGCCTGAACTTCCGTTGTATCAGCACTGAATTTTGCTTTAAATTTTCCATATACACTATTTTGAGGTATTGCCGATACATTAATGTCGACTTCGTTTGAAAATATGTTTGTATACTTTAACGATGCCGTTACAAGATTAAAAAACGGATCGTTAAAAGGTGTTTCTTTACTTAAATATCCCACTTTCGCCAATATAGGTCCTATTTTATAATTTCCGGCTTTTTGTGGAATAAGTAAAAAAGAATATTGTGTTACGTTAAATCCGTCTTTGGCGTATTCTTTTTTTGAAATCTGTTTTGTAATAAAATCATTAAAGTTCGGTTTTTGTATTTCTATACTTTGCGGAGATGTGCCTTCTTTTTGGAAAAACTGAATATTGAATATTACCGGCTCTCCTATGTAAACCTTTGTTTTATTTACCGATAATTTTAGTTTAAAATCTCCGTTTTTACTCTCTTTAGGTTTTGTAACGGTTATTTTTACGGGTTTTGTTTTGTATGTTTTACCGTCAACTTCTACATCAAACGAAGGAATCGTTACACTTTTTGTCGGAAAAAATATATAGCTTTTTGAAACGCTTTTTTGCATATTTCCGTTAAGAATCATAATGTTTTGAGTTACTGCGGTTCCTTGTACACGGAATCCTTCAATATCTTTAATGGAAGGGAATTTTATATCGTTACCGGCAGCTTCGATAGTAAAAACAACTTCTTCACCCGGATATACGGTTTTTTTATTAACATGTACATTTACAAAAGCCAGTATAAATATTGGTATTAAAAGTAAAAATAATTTTTTCATTCGTTTCCTTTAAGTGGTATTAGCAATGTATTGAATTTAAGAGATTTTATCTGTTTTTCGTAAAATTTCATTCTGATATCGCTTGTGTTTGTTTCTTTTGTTTTTACGAATTCTTTTTTTTCTATTTTTTTATTGAAAGGTTTTTTGTTTTTATTCGCTTTTTCATCTTTGCTGTTGTTTTGTTTTTTATCTGTTTTTTTGTTTTGCTTGTTTTGATTTTTGTTTTGGTTATTCTGTTTGTTGTTTTGCTGTTTATTTTTTTTGTTCTGTTTTTTGTTGTTTTGTTTTTTATTGCCGTTTTTGGTGTTCTTTTTATTTTGTTTGTTGTTTTTGTTTTGTTTGTTTTTATTTTTTTGCTTTTTCAATAATTTTTCAATAACTTTTAAGTTATATTCGGCATCTTTGTCTTTTTTTATTTTAAGCGCTTTTTTATATGATTCGATTGCTTTTATATATTCTCCGCTAAGTGCATAAGCGTTTCCGAGATTATAATATTTTTGAAATTGTAAATCTTTTTTGTTAATTTTATTGTAAAGAGCGATGGCCTTTTTGTATCTTCCGGCTTTATAGTATGCGTTTGCGGCATTGTAAAGGGCTTTTTGTGAATTTAGTTTCAAATATTCTTCGGCTGCGAGGAGATATTGTTTGTTTTTATAAAATTCATCCGCTTTTTTAATCGTAAAATAATCAAAAGCAAACAGATTTACAACAAATAAAAATATCAAAAGTTTTTTCATTTGATTCTCCTAATTGGAAAGAATATCA
This genomic interval from Nautilia profundicola AmH contains the following:
- a CDS encoding diguanylate cyclase domain-containing protein, yielding MTLKNYLEKVCYKDIEDLKEKTLADLIAYMYKCDSSTFYVVRNKKPIYIFTSTDMLEIFMKNLLSMSIEEYINKNPKQLKKLSIKTNILDAYYFMRSHKLKHIPIVNENEELLGEISFKTLSLKIADIVIKDPLTGLFNQKYFDVLLEEYNEFNKPLGIIFVELKNMNILEGFYGAEKINEIIKTYADAIKECVREIDFVFRMGYRFKILTFNNLEITDKIVRRIREKLENTDYEGIKVSFEIAFSHVPELEDNVLTAIESCEKKLIERD
- a CDS encoding BatD family protein; this encodes MKKLFLLLIPIFILAFVNVHVNKKTVYPGEEVVFTIEAAGNDIKFPSIKDIEGFRVQGTAVTQNIMILNGNMQKSVSKSYIFFPTKSVTIPSFDVEVDGKTYKTKPVKITVTKPKESKNGDFKLKLSVNKTKVYIGEPVIFNIQFFQKEGTSPQSIEIQKPNFNDFITKQISKKEYAKDGFNVTQYSFLLIPQKAGNYKIGPILAKVGYLSKETPFNDPFFNLVTASLKYTNIFSNEVDINVSAIPQNSVYGKFKAKFSADTTEVQANEPVKITLTIKGCGDFYDLPDFKLNIPKATIYENSPNIKTYIKNGKLCGTYTKEFTVVSNNDIVISPIEFKAFDGKLYDVKTNKLFITVHNKNIKKNIVQKEIKQKIIYKTKTNYIMMILIFVIGIIVGILFTYLIKLKLPGNDDLIRKIKKANEKELFNILLEYSYNPEIEKILKDLEENIYNNKQNKINKKEIIKIIKRIIKK
- the rpmF gene encoding 50S ribosomal protein L32; this encodes MAVPKRRNSKTRGAKRRTHYKIKLSSVIKCSNCGAYKRPHRVCPSCGEY
- a CDS encoding tetratricopeptide repeat protein, which codes for MKKLLIFLFVVNLFAFDYFTIKKADEFYKNKQYLLAAEEYLKLNSQKALYNAANAYYKAGRYKKAIALYNKINKKDLQFQKYYNLGNAYALSGEYIKAIESYKKALKIKKDKDAEYNLKVIEKLLKKQKNKNKQNKNNKQNKKNTKNGNKKQNNKKQNKKNKQQNNKQNNQNKNQNKQNKKTDKKQNNSKDEKANKNKKPFNKKIEKKEFVKTKETNTSDIRMKFYEKQIKSLKFNTLLIPLKGNE
- a CDS encoding beta-ketoacyl-ACP synthase III, producing the protein MFAKFTSIGAYVPEKILTNKDLEKIVDTNDEWITKRTGIKTRHIAEEEVTSDLAYKAALDALKNADMKPEDIDMIIVATITPDYFTMPSTACVVAEKLGIVRPAVDISAACTGFIYALAHAKAFIESGMYKNVLIIGAETLSKIVNWKDRTTCVLFGDGAGAAIISATDNKEEAIIDIDINADGKFQDFLITPGRGVKLGCDTDRIWLEMKGNETFKVAVKTLSQSVRDILNRNNMTSDDIDWFIPHQANYRIIDAVARAIKMPEEKSVLTVHKYGNTSSASIPMAINDMYKVGKLKKGDIMLLDAFGGGFTWGSALVPFN
- a CDS encoding 4Fe-4S dicluster domain-containing protein; the encoded protein is MAVKITDTCINCGACLDECPVEAIVDDSENPTGEEIYYVYPDKCVECVGYYDEPACAAACPTEGCIVWDECKEGQTCAENRGEPGEPVIE
- the rpmI gene encoding 50S ribosomal protein L35 produces the protein MPKMKTNRGAAKRFKVKKSGKIKRGAAYRSHILTKKSQKRKRNLRAPKYVDSTNIKAVRELLAI